The uncultured Desulfuromonas sp. genome has a segment encoding these proteins:
- a CDS encoding alternate F1F0 ATPase, F1 subunit alpha codes for MSDLLHQWIDDACSRLKQGVNTLPDQLTIRESGRVTTVSTGIAKINGLPGVGAEERVEFPHGLEGIAFNVDADEVGVVLLGDYQYLHTGDEAQRSGRVMDVPVGEALLGRVINPLGAPLDHQGPVNSQHRLPIERPAPAIMERAPVTTPLHTGIKVVDALVPIGRGQRELILGDRQTGKTAIAIDTILNQKGQNVRCVYCAIGQRAAAVARVIAELERRGAMDYTVVMVAEGNDPPGLSYIAPYAATTIAEEFMRQGDDVLIVYDDLTHHARAYRELSLLLRRPPGREAFPGDIFYIHSRLLERATHLHPDLGGGSLTALPIIETEAQNMSAYIPTNLISITDGQLYLSPTLFELGALPAVDVGKSVSRVGGKAQLEAYRKIAGNLKLAYAQFEELETFARFGTRLDESTLATINHGRRIRACLKQPQYSPVSVVEQLGVLQTLNSGLFDTIDEEKMTDAEQLVRDAMNELDEQQQHQLTGKSQFDDRVMEEISTQARKALATMKETS; via the coding sequence ATGAGTGACCTTCTGCACCAATGGATCGATGACGCCTGCAGCCGTCTCAAGCAGGGCGTGAACACCCTACCCGATCAATTGACCATCCGCGAATCGGGACGGGTCACCACCGTCTCCACCGGCATTGCCAAGATCAACGGTCTCCCCGGAGTCGGTGCTGAGGAGCGGGTCGAGTTTCCTCACGGCCTTGAAGGGATCGCCTTTAACGTCGATGCCGACGAAGTCGGTGTGGTGCTGCTGGGAGATTACCAGTACCTGCACACCGGTGACGAAGCCCAGCGTTCCGGCCGAGTCATGGATGTGCCGGTGGGTGAGGCCCTGCTGGGTCGGGTGATCAATCCGTTGGGGGCTCCCCTCGATCATCAGGGACCGGTCAACAGTCAACACCGCCTGCCCATTGAGCGCCCGGCTCCGGCGATCATGGAGCGGGCTCCGGTCACCACCCCGCTGCACACCGGCATCAAGGTGGTGGACGCCCTGGTGCCCATCGGTCGCGGCCAACGCGAACTGATCCTCGGCGACCGCCAGACCGGCAAGACGGCCATTGCCATTGACACCATTCTCAATCAGAAAGGGCAGAACGTCCGCTGCGTCTACTGTGCCATCGGCCAGCGGGCAGCCGCCGTGGCACGGGTCATTGCCGAACTGGAACGCCGCGGGGCCATGGACTACACCGTGGTCATGGTCGCCGAGGGCAACGATCCTCCGGGGTTGTCGTATATCGCCCCCTACGCCGCCACCACCATTGCCGAAGAGTTCATGCGCCAGGGCGATGACGTGCTGATCGTCTATGATGATCTGACCCACCACGCCCGTGCCTACCGGGAACTGTCGCTGCTGTTGCGCCGCCCGCCGGGACGCGAGGCGTTTCCCGGCGATATTTTCTACATCCATTCACGGCTGCTCGAACGCGCCACCCATCTCCACCCCGATCTCGGTGGCGGCTCCCTGACCGCCCTGCCGATTATCGAAACCGAGGCGCAAAACATGTCGGCCTATATTCCCACCAATCTGATCTCCATCACCGACGGCCAGCTCTATCTGTCGCCGACCCTGTTCGAACTCGGCGCGCTACCCGCCGTTGATGTCGGCAAATCAGTATCGCGGGTCGGCGGCAAGGCGCAACTTGAAGCCTACCGCAAGATCGCCGGCAACCTCAAACTGGCCTATGCCCAGTTCGAAGAACTGGAGACCTTTGCCCGGTTCGGCACCCGGCTTGATGAGTCAACCCTGGCGACCATCAACCACGGACGACGCATTCGCGCCTGCCTGAAACAGCCGCAATACAGTCCGGTCTCGGTCGTCGAACAGCTGGGCGTACTGCAAACCCTCAACAGTGGTCTGTTTGATACGATTGACGAAGAAAAGATGACTGACGCCGAGCAGCTGGTGCGTGACGCCATGAATGAACTGGACGAGCAACAGCAACACCAACTGACAGGAAAAAGCCAATTTGACGACCGCGTCATGGAGGAGATCAGTACCCAGGCGCGCAAAGCCCTGGCGACAATGAAGGAAACATCATGA
- a CDS encoding F0F1 ATP synthase subunit C, whose translation MEAQTWIAMISIFTAGLTIAIGSIGSALGEGRAVSTALSSLAQQPDAASTITRTLFVGLAMVESTAIYCFVVSMVLLFANPFWNHVLEATGG comes from the coding sequence ATGGAAGCACAAACCTGGATCGCCATGATCTCCATTTTTACCGCCGGGCTCACCATAGCCATCGGTTCCATCGGCTCGGCTCTCGGTGAAGGTCGCGCCGTGTCAACGGCCTTGAGCTCTCTGGCGCAACAGCCCGACGCCGCTTCGACCATCACCCGCACCCTGTTTGTCGGCCTGGCCATGGTTGAATCAACGGCCATCTACTGTTTCGTCGTCTCCATGGTGCTGCTGTTCGCCAATCCGTTCTGGAACCATGTTCTGGAGGCCACGGGAGGGTAA
- a CDS encoding F0F1 ATP synthase subunit A: MQLSSDAVIFWQHGWVNLNLTIVVTWILMAVLAGGSWLLTRGLAQRDHHTRLQALLEMIVIAMVDLLKESGLRPARHYLPLIGTLFLFIALSNLLVIIPGYQAPTGSLSTTTALAVVVFVAVPFYGIRSQGVRDYLASYLKPVWIMLPFNLIGELSRTLALAVRLFGNMMSGAMIGAILLVIAPLIFPLLMNLLGLLTGMVQAYIFSVLAMVYIAAAIRVHPQ, from the coding sequence ATGCAATTAAGTTCCGATGCCGTCATTTTCTGGCAGCACGGCTGGGTCAATCTCAACCTGACCATCGTCGTCACCTGGATACTGATGGCGGTACTGGCCGGCGGCAGCTGGTTGCTGACGCGCGGGTTGGCACAGCGCGACCACCACACGCGGCTGCAGGCGTTGCTGGAGATGATTGTCATCGCCATGGTGGACCTGCTTAAGGAGAGCGGGTTACGCCCGGCCCGGCATTATCTGCCGTTGATCGGCACCCTGTTTCTGTTTATTGCCTTGTCCAACCTGCTGGTGATCATTCCCGGCTATCAGGCGCCGACAGGTTCGCTGTCGACCACCACGGCCCTGGCGGTGGTGGTGTTTGTCGCCGTCCCATTTTACGGCATCCGCTCCCAGGGGGTACGCGACTATCTGGCCTCGTATCTGAAGCCGGTGTGGATCATGCTGCCGTTCAACCTGATCGGCGAGCTGTCACGCACCCTAGCCCTGGCCGTGCGCCTGTTCGGTAACATGATGAGTGGTGCCATGATCGGCGCGATTTTGCTGGTTATCGCACCGTTGATTTTTCCATTACTGATGAACCTGCTCGGTCTGCTCACCGGCATGGTTCAAGCCTATATCTTCTCGGTTCTGGCCATGGTCTACATCGCCGCGGCCATCCGGGTTCACCCCCAATAG
- a CDS encoding ATP synthase subunit I → MTSEVWLPGALSVTVGVMLGLFFFAGLWWTVRRAVISPRPALWFIGSMLIRVAVTLVGFYWVSADQWWRLLLCTAGFIVARPLVSRSVNRPARDRREPCN, encoded by the coding sequence ATGACCAGTGAGGTGTGGCTGCCGGGAGCGTTGTCCGTAACTGTCGGCGTGATGCTCGGCCTGTTTTTTTTCGCCGGTTTATGGTGGACGGTGCGGCGCGCCGTCATCTCGCCGCGTCCGGCATTGTGGTTTATCGGCAGTATGCTGATCCGGGTAGCCGTCACCCTGGTGGGTTTTTACTGGGTCAGCGCCGATCAATGGTGGCGACTGCTGCTGTGCACCGCCGGTTTCATTGTCGCTCGGCCATTGGTCTCACGCTCTGTCAACCGTCCGGCCCGCGACAGGAGGGAACCATGCAATTAA
- a CDS encoding AtpZ/AtpI family protein yields the protein MTDHTPRQERFHETVDRKARRKRTEQIRSQQPLWSGFSLFGIVGWSVAIPTLLAIAVGIWLDRHVKGGPSWTLTLLPVGIALGCLAAWRWVSHEEQQIHHHPDDPKEDDDDQ from the coding sequence ATGACTGATCACACGCCACGTCAGGAACGTTTTCACGAGACCGTCGACCGCAAAGCACGCCGCAAACGCACGGAGCAGATCCGCAGTCAACAACCCCTATGGAGCGGGTTCAGTCTGTTCGGCATTGTCGGCTGGTCGGTGGCGATACCCACCCTGCTGGCGATTGCCGTGGGCATCTGGCTGGATCGTCATGTGAAGGGCGGACCGTCATGGACGCTGACCTTGCTGCCCGTCGGCATCGCCCTCGGCTGCCTGGCGGCCTGGCGCTGGGTATCTCACGAAGAGCAGCAGATTCATCATCATCCGGACGACCCAAAGGAGGATGACGATGACCAGTGA